A genomic window from Melanotaenia boesemani isolate fMelBoe1 chromosome 15, fMelBoe1.pri, whole genome shotgun sequence includes:
- the sept8a gene encoding septin-8-A isoform X3 gives MAATDVDVFSNEEKRSLSLGGHVGFDSLPDQLVSKSVTQGFCFNILCVGETGIGKSTLMNTLFNTMFENEEASHYQNGVYLRPRTYDLQESNVHLKLTIVDTVGFGDQINKEDSYKPIVDYIDTQFENYLQEELKIKRSLFNYHDTRIHICLYFIAPTGHSLKSLDLVTMKKLDSKVNIIPIIAKADTISKSELHKFKIKIMSELVSNGVQIYQFPTDDEAVSEINASMNAHLPFAVVGSVEEVKVGNKTVRARQYPWGVVQVENESHCDFVKLREMLIRVNMEDLREQTHARHYELYRRCKLEEMGFKDTDPDSQPFSLQETYEAKRKEFLGDLQRKEEEMRQMFVNKVKETEAELKEKERELHDKFEQLKRMHQEEKRKVEEKRRDLEEEMNAFNRKKVAAETLSLSQPLKKDKDKKN, from the exons ATGGCTGCTACGGACGTTGACGTGTTTTCG AATGAAGAGAAGCGGAGTCTCAGCTTGGGCGGCCATGTTGGATTTGACAGCCTTCCTGACCAACTGGTCAGTAAATCGGTCACACAGGGTTTTTGTTTCAACATTCTGTGTGTAG GGGAGACTGGTATTGGAAAGTCAACATTAATGAACACACTCTTTAATACCATGTTTGAAAATGAAGAGGCGAGTCATTACCAGAACGGTGTGTATCTGCGACCGCGAACATACGATCTGCAAGAAAGCAACGTCCACCTCAAACTAACCATCGTTGACACTGTTGGCTTCGGTGACCAGATCAACAAAGAGGACAG TTACAAGCCAATTGTTGACTACATTGACACTCAGTTTGAAAACTATCTCCAGGAGGAGCTGAAGATCAAACGCTCGCTCTTTAATTACCACGACACGAGGATccacatttgtttatattttattgctcCAACTGGACACTCCCTCAAGTCCCTGGACCTTGTTACTATGAAAAAACTGGACAGCAAG gTCAACATAATTCCCATCATCGCAAAAGCGGACACAATCTCCAAGAGCGAGCTCcataaattcaaaataaagattatgAGTGAACTCGTGAGCAACGGTGTCCAGATATATCAGTTCCCAACAGACGATGAAGCCGTCAGTGAGATCAATGCCTCCATGAAT gcCCATCTGCCATTTGCTGTGGTCGGAAGCGTGGAAGAGGTCAAAGTGGGTAACAAAACAGTGAGGGCCAGGCAGTACCCCTGGGGTGTTGTACAAG ttgagAACGAGAGCCACTGTGACTTTGTGAAACTTCGAGAGATGTTGATCCGAGTCAACATGGAGGATCTGAGGGAGCAGACGCATGCCCGTCACTACGAGCTGTACCGACGCTGTAAGCTGGAAGAGATGGGCTTCAAAGACACAGATCCTGATAGTCAGCCATTCAG CCTTCAGGAGACCTATGAAGCTAAGAGGAAAGAGTTTTTAGGAGACCTGCAGCGCAAAGAGGAGGAAATGCGGCAAATGTTTGTGAACAAAGTCAAAGAAACTGAAGCAGAACttaaagaaaaggagagagag CTTCATGACAAGTTTGAGCAGCTGAAACGGATGCACcaggaggagaagaggaaggtggaggagaagcggagagacctggaggaggagatgaacgccttcaacaggaagaaggtggcagCTGAGACGCTGTCCTTATCTCAGCCTCTCAAGAAAGACAAGGACAAGAAAAA
- the LOC121654465 gene encoding ankyrin repeat domain-containing protein SOWAHA-like, protein MMSLTQESILSFLIAEGGKATKSDLVNKFKGSVDCVDPAEKERNRELFKTFVNSVAVVREIDGVRYVVLKKAYQHLFGGSESHVDKSENEGIPLTGEQRPLEQDKTESSIDKGGKGPGGSAVSEAEENKITEDPAELISPIMQTLRRSKYAGVRVKRMVNFDINKEDPHKDKCPIRGERVLSNEADTLQRKPYALPLRMPPSSTRVEFHKLKEDPDQPPQSPKLDSFRNKRRLPSMEAPASCGSPQLRRAVRSTKVSEEPRDSRIPSLVPLEQAEHQWLVKCAAGHWSQVYGLLLRDNLLADKKDFISGFTALHWAAKRGNTEMLVKIIDISKQGGTNADINVKAHGGYTPLHIAALHNQEYIMTMLVGEYGADVNVRDNCGKKAYHYLHKGISKSVREMLGEHKPQQPQERVLHEREEMDSLSDHSKGFHSISRLFQPTLIGHKKKHKQRPELYSLYDNPVDEQEDGGFRHRLASDVFM, encoded by the coding sequence ATGATGTCTCTGACGCAGGAATCTATCCTGTCTTTCTTGATAGCAGAGGGGGGCAAGGCGACGAAGTCCGACCTGGTTAATAAGTTCAAAGGTTCCGTAGACTGCGTCGATCCCGCGGAGAAAGAACGGAACAGAGAGCTGTTTAAGACTTTTGTCAACAGTGTGGCCGTCGTCAGAGAAATCGATGGTGTCCGGTATGTTGTCCTGAAGAAGGCTTATCAACATCTATTTGGAGGGTCTGAGAGCCACGTAgacaaaagtgaaaatgaagGAATCCCACTGACAGGTGAGCAGCGCCCACTTGAGCAGGACAAGACAGAAAGCTCCATAGATAAAGGAGGGAAAGGGCCGGGAGGGTCGGCTGTTTCTGAAGctgaggaaaataaaatcactGAAGATCCTGCAGAATTAATTTCTCCAATAATGCAGACATTGCGTAGGAGCAAGTATGCAGGTGTTCGAGTTAAAAGGATGGTGAACTTTGACATAAATAAAGAAGACCCACATAAAGATAAGTGCCCTATCAGAGGAGAACGAGTGTTATCAAATGAGGCAGACACCTTGCAGAGAAAACCATATGCCTTGCCTCTGAGAATGCCACCCAGCTCCACCAGGGTCGAGTTCCACAAACTGAAAGAAGACCCGGATCAACCTCCTCAAAGTCCAAAACTAGACTCCTTCAGGAACAAGAGAAGACTGCCATCAATGGAGGCACCTGCCAGCTGTGGCTCACCTCAGCTGAGGAGAGCAGTGAGGAGCACCAAGGTGTCAGAGGAGCCCAGAGATTCAAGGATTCCCTCCTTGGTTCCCCTGGAGCAGGCAGAGCATCAGTGGTTGGTCAAGTGTGCGGCCGGCCACTGGAGCCAGGTTTACGGCCTGCTGCTCAGAGACAACCTGCTGGCTGACAAAAAGGACTTCATTTCAGGGTTCACTGCTTTGCACTGGGCAGCTAAGCGTGGAAACACTGAAATGCTGGTGAAGATTATTGACATATCCAAGCAAGGAGGAACTAATGCTGACATTAATGTAAAAGCACATGGAGGATACACTCCTTTACACATTGCTGCATTGCATAACCAGGAGTACATCATGACCATGCTGGTGGGGGAGTATGGGGCCGATGTAAACGTAAGGGACAACTGTGGAAAGAAGGCCTACCACTATCTGCACAAAGGCATATCTAAGTCTGTAAGAGAGATGCTGGGAGAACACAAACCCCAACAACCTCAGGAAAGGGTCCTTCATGAGAGAGAAGAGATGGACTCGTTATCAGATCATTCTAAAGGCTTCCATTCAATAAGCCGGCTTTTCCAGCCAACCTTGATCGGCCACAAGAAGAAGCACAAGCAGAGGCCAGAACTGTACTCGCTGTACGATAACCCTGTTGATGAACAAGAAGATGGCGGCTTCAGACATAGGCTTGcatcagatgtttttatgtga